Part of the Calditrichia bacterium genome is shown below.
CAAAACGTCACCAGCAAAAAACCCAATTTTGATATTACATTTGTAAATGACTGGACAGCCGACGGCAACAAAATATCCCTGAAACGCCAATACATCCGCCGCCAGCTAACCTACGGTTCCGGAGATTATGCCACATTGCGCGATTTTTACGATCGCATAATTGGTGCCGACCAAGCTCAAATTGTCATTCGTCAGGGCGCAACCAGCGAAGGCGAATAATTGAAAAACAGCTCTTACCCGGCTTGCCGGAAGCGGTGGCCGGGTGAATTTATTTTGGGTGAACTATGGAAATGCGATCAATTTACGGTGTGATATTTTTATCTGTTGCGTTGTGGGGCGGTTTCGGCACAGCCCAAACCGTCGATATTTTGTCTGGTTCGCACGATGCAATCATCCTTTCCGATGAGACAGAATTCGAAGTTCTCGGCCAGGGAAAAGCTTATGTTCGCTATTCCCGCAAAGTTCAAATCAATAACGATGAAGGCAAAGGTTACGGTATTCCTGGTGTTAGCGAAAACAAATTTATCAAAAAGAAAAAAATAGATGTGCGAATTTTGAGCACCGATGGTGAAGAGCTAAAAAAATACAAAAATAGCGACATCCTGAAAGAAGATTATTCGCCCGGATATTCGTTGTATAGCGATTCGCGTTATCAATGGATTAATTCAACTTGGCCAAAATTTCCATATGTTGTGGAATACAGCACCGAAGCAGAAATGAGCACACTGTTTTTTTGGCCGGACTGGTTTCCGCAAAAAAATGTGCCCGTGTTAAGCAGCAGCTACAAACTGGTGTTGCGCGATACGACAGTTGCGTTTCGCACCCATGCTGTAAATATGGAAACATCACCAAAAACGATTCGCTCCAGCAGTGTTTCGCACATTTGGAATGCCGCGTTGCTCCCCGCTTTTGAGAGCGAAGATTATATGTCGAAAAACAACAGCAACCGGATGATCCTGCGTTTTACCCCGGAAAGATTTGCGCTGGAGAACTCATTCGGGCATTTCCGCGACTGGAATGGTCTGGCGCAGTGGTATCGCGGATTGACAGCCGACCGGCTGATTTTGCCCGAACTCATTCGTCAGGAAGTTGCTGCGCTGGTGAATCCTGATGACGATGCCAAAACCAAAATCAGCAAATTATACGCCTATTTGCAGAATAATTCGCGTTATGTGAGCATCGATCTGGGTATCGGCGGTTGGCAGCCATACAGCGCGCAATCTGTTTTCGAAAATAAATATGGCGATTGCAAAGATTTATCCACCCTAATGGTCGCGATGCTGGATGTGGTGAATATTCCCGCACATTTGGCACTTACGCCCACCCGCGATGCCATCAATTTTATTGAAGAATTTCCATCCAACCAGTTTAACCATTGCATTGCCGTCGTGCCGTTACCGGAAGATACGGTTTGGCTGGAATGCACCGCAGATTACATTCCCGCCGGAGAATTACCATATTCCGTTGAAGGCGCAAAAGTGCTGGTGGTTGAAGCCGAGGGCGGCAAAATTATCCAAACACCAGTCAGTCGTCCGGAAGATAATTTGATGACCAGCCGCACCGAAGGCCGCATTGGCGAAGATGGTGCGCTGCAAATGAGCGGTTGGTTTGCCACAACCGGTAACCGGTCAAGCTATGTTCGTGGGCGGTTTATTGGTGTGGAAATCGAAAAACAGCAGGATTGGCTGCGCAGTCGGTTGATCAGCCTCAGTGCCTCACGATTCGATCTGGCGGAATTTACTGTCGAAAATCTTGCTGAAAATGTCGATCAGCCCTGCGTTGTGCATTTTTCCGGCGAAATGAAAAATTTTGCGACGCGCAGCGCCAGCCGGTTATTTTTGA
Proteins encoded:
- a CDS encoding DUF3857 domain-containing protein: MEMRSIYGVIFLSVALWGGFGTAQTVDILSGSHDAIILSDETEFEVLGQGKAYVRYSRKVQINNDEGKGYGIPGVSENKFIKKKKIDVRILSTDGEELKKYKNSDILKEDYSPGYSLYSDSRYQWINSTWPKFPYVVEYSTEAEMSTLFFWPDWFPQKNVPVLSSSYKLVLRDTTVAFRTHAVNMETSPKTIRSSSVSHIWNAALLPAFESEDYMSKNNSNRMILRFTPERFALENSFGHFRDWNGLAQWYRGLTADRLILPELIRQEVAALVNPDDDAKTKISKLYAYLQNNSRYVSIDLGIGGWQPYSAQSVFENKYGDCKDLSTLMVAMLDVVNIPAHLALTPTRDAINFIEEFPSNQFNHCIAVVPLPEDTVWLECTADYIPAGELPYSVEGAKVLVVEAEGGKIIQTPVSRPEDNLMTSRTEGRIGEDGALQMSGWFATTGNRSSYVRGRFIGVEIEKQQDWLRSRLISLSASRFDLAEFTVENLAENVDQPCVVHFSGEMKNFATRSASRLFLSPNVINQFSKKYPPEESPDERKFSVSFNYAFEDADTVYISLPPGYALEAAPPQETIESEFGTYRIEYELADNRLRYLRQFRLETREIPLEKYAAYREFISEVVKRDNMQFVLKR